The genomic region CGGAAGCCAAAGCGATCTTACGCATTGACTCATATTCTTCTTTCCATTGTTTGGCTTTATTAAAAAAGAAATCAACCTTAGGATTCATTTATGATTCACCCTTGTAATTTTCTATCAGCCGGTCTGAAATACCAGGATACTATCGTAAGCACCAGCAATAATGCAGGTCCGAAATATTCTTTTGCTCCGTCCCCGGCTGCAAAATGAGAGAACACTGCTCCAGACATTGTAAAGAAAAATCCAGCGTAAGCCCATTCCTTTACCAAAGGAAATTTAGGAACAAGCACTGCGATTACCCCTAATAATTTCCAAACTCCTATTATGATCATCAAATATGCGGGGTAGCCTAAATGTGCAAACATATCCGCTTCTTCTTTCATTTGGATGATCTGTACGATCCCTGTCGATACCATCCCTAAAGAAAGCCATGCAGTAGCGATCCAGTATATAACTTTGTTTCTCATGTCAAATATCCTATTTTAATTTATTTGCGGCTTCTTGTAATCTATTATGAGCCAAGTTAATTCCTTGAGCGAAAGGAAGTTTTAACAGTTGGTCTCTGAGTGAGACGGACTTAAATACAATATGCATCGTAAGTTTACTTTTTTCTTCGCCCAAGGATCCGAATTCTAAGAACTCGAGCTGAGGAGGAAAAGGTGAATTTTCCATCTCGAAAGTGCGGGTGATCTTTTGGTCCGGAACAAATTCATGGATAACACCGTTGAATCCGTGTTTGTTTCCATGAGGATCCGTGGTCACAAACTGCCAACTTCCGTGATTCTTACCTTCTAATTTCAGGACTTTTGTTCCCATCCATTCTTCCACGATTTCCGGCTCTATATGCGCCTTAAAAAGTAGATCCACAGGAAGATCGAATTCTCTGGTGATCAGCAATTCTTGTTTGCCGTCTTCTGCATCAATTTTGGTTTTTATTTCCATATTCTATTTTCTTGATCTGTATTTTTTCATTACCGATTCCAGCTTATTGAATCGATCGTCCCACATTTTACGAAATGGTTCTATAAAGTCGGCAATTTCTTTCATCTTATTCGGATTCAATTGGTAATAAATTTCCCTGCCGTTTTGCTCCTGTTTTAACAATTCGCACTCGGTGAGTATTTGTAAATGTTTGGAAACGGTCGGCCTGGCAGTATCGAAATTGGAGGCAATCGCCCCTGCGGTCATTGCCTGAGAAGCCACTAATAGAAGTATTGCTCTTCTAGTAGGGTCTGCTATAGCCTGAAATACGTCCCTTCTTAGATTCATTATGTAGTCACTTAACTACAAATTAAATGTAGCCATTTAACTACGCAACAATTTTATTTATATTTGCTCCGAATGGAGGAGGATCTTGGATTAAAACCCGCCAGGGATGCGGAAGGCAGAGGCGGCCTACTTTATAAAAAAAATAATATTATTTATTCGTAATTTTTTCCGGAAATTTTTTTCCAGATGGAAGCAAGATGTTCCCTGATCTTTCCTTCCATTCCGTTTTTGGTAGGTTTATAGAATTGAGGAGGATTGTCGGAAAGATCGTCCGGGAAATAGGAGAATGGTACAAATCCGCCGAAATCATGAGGGTATTTATAACCCTGGCTAGCACCTTCTTTTTTGTGAGTAGAAGTAGGAGCGTTTCTAAGTCGATTCGGGATCTTTAAACTTGGTCCTCTTTCTTTTACGAAAGAAAGTGCGGAACCGATCCCTAAATAAGATGCGTTGGACTTAGGGCAAGAGGCTAAGAATGTGGTGACCTGTCCTAAAACAATCCGTCCTTCCGGCATTCCGATCGTTTCCAAAGCATGAAGTCCAGCGACCGCCAAAGGTAAACCGTGAACGGAAGCATTTCCTATATCTTCGGAGGCTAGGATAATGAGTCTTCTTGCGATGAAGAGTGGATCCTCTCCTCCTTCTAACATCATTGCTAAATAGAATAATGCAGCGTCCGGATCACTTCCTCTCACTGACTTTATGAATGCGGAGATCACATCGTAATGACTTTCTCCGCTCTGGTCATATTCGATTACCCTGCTTTCTAAAAATGTTTCTATATCGGAGGCTTCTATCTGGACTCCTGAATCTCTGGATAGAACAAGTCCTTCTAAATTGGAGAGTAGTTTTCTTGCATCTCCTCCTGAGTAACGTACTAAAAGAGAACTTGCTTCTTTTGTAATATTCGGTTTCGGATCTAAGGATCCTATTCCTCTGGAAAGTATTTCCAAAAGATCATTTTCTCCGAGTGGTTCCAGCTTGAGCACTTGGCATCTGGATAATAGCGGTCTTGTAATTCTAAACGATGGATTTTCAGTAGTGGCACCTATGAGAACGATTCCCCCGGTTTCCACACCTCTTAATAAACTGTCTTGCTGGGAAGAACTGAATCTATGGATCTCATCCAAGAAAAGAAGTATACTTCCTTCTTTTTCGGATCTTTCTAATAGTTTTTTGATATCCGCAACGCCTGTTGTGACTGCATTATATTCCACAAAAGGTAATTTCCAGGTATTACCTAAGATCCTGGCGATCGTGGACTTTCCCGTTCCGGGAGGTCCGTATAATAGAATGCTTACCGGTTCTTTATATTTTTGTAATTGAAGCTTTGCCTTTTCCTGTCCAATGACCTGGGCGAATGAGGTTGGCCTGATCTTATGGGGAAGAGGTGCTCTTTCAAATAGACTGCCCAAGTTCTTCTTCCAATTCTCTTTGGATCTTACGTATGCAGGAACGGATTGTGGAATTGCATACATCGCAGGCGCTATGGCAGCATACTAAGGATTGTTCTCTGATCTTTCCATCCAATACATTCTCCACCAATTCGGAAATACGAACAGGTAGAGCGAACCAATCTAAATTTTCTAAGATCAGTTCTTTTCTGGTTTTAGGAATGAGTCTGGGAGAATCGTCCTTCATCTAAACTTTTGTACCTTTACTTATAGTTCGAGTCAATCCGAATGTTTAGATCCCGATCCATCCGCCCTTTATTAGATAGTAATAAAGAATAAAACGGGGGATCCTAAAAAGTGCAGCCGCGAAAAAAAGATCGAGCCTCATCTTCATTGCGCCTGCCGCTACCGAGGTCCAGGAATAAGGCAATGGAGTAAGTGCAGCAAGAACCACCGCCCAGAACCCGAATCTTTTTACGTAAACTTCCAATTTCTCTTCGTGATTCCGAATGAATTTGGAGAATACGGTTAACTTAGGAAGAAGGAACCTTCCTTGAGAATAAGAACATCCTCCTGCAAGTAAAGACCCTACGGAAGCAAAGAAGATTACCCAGAAATCCGGCATCTTTGTAGCAACCGCCAAGATCAAGAATGTATCCGGAGGAAAGAATACATGCACTGAATCCGCGACGAATATGGAAAGCCCGACTCCCCATACTCCAGTGTAATCCAAAAAGAGACCGGCAACCTGAGTGACTCTTTCATTAAAAAATCTTGCGAGTACTAGTACGATTAATAACAAGATCACACTTGCGATCAATGTTTGTCTGACCAAGGAGGAGATCACATTCTCCGTGGAATTTTTTAGTTCTTGGGATTCCGTTTTCAAATTTTACCTGCGATGAAACATTCTTTCCAGATCTTCTCTGGTTAATTTGACCAAGGTGGGTCTTCCATGAGGACAACGGGACGGGTTCTCACAATAACTCAAACGGTTGAGCATCTCCGCGATCAGATGATCCGAAAGTTGATCTCCCTTTTTAACTGCGGATCTACAAGCTACACATTTTGCCATAAGATCGTATAACTCAGGCTCAGGAACTTCTTTGCCTCCCGTACGATTTAGAAAATCCAGAACGATCTCTTTTTCATGTCCTGGTAGAAAGTAACCCGGAACTTCTCGAAGTACCATTGTGTCCTCTCCGAGTGAATCCAATTTTAGACCGACTTCTTGGTATTCTCCTAATCTATCTTTAATATCTTCCGCTTCTTGTTTGGAAACAGGGATACGGATCGGAGTGAGAAGAGGTTGTATTCCGTAATTTTTCTTTTTCAGTTTTCTTAATACTTCTTCGTAACGGATCCTTTCATGGGCAGTATGCTGGTCTATGATATAAAAACCGTCTTCTCCTTCCGCCAAGATGAATGTCTCGAATAATAATCCGAAATGTTTTTTAGGAATAAATTCTGAATGTTTGATCGGTATATCGGTCAAATCGTCCAACCTGGAACCCGGCCCGACTGCTTCCACAGGAAAAGAAGGAGAATGTTTTACTTCTTCATAAAGTGCTCCTCCTAAAAGTTGTTGTTCCGTTCCGGCGGAAGAAGTGCTGGAGAAGGAATATAATGTGGATTCCATCTTTTTAGGTTCAGGTCTCAAAAGCCTGTTCTTTAATTCCAAAAAGCTGACCGGTGTGCTGGATCTGAGTTCTTTTTGGATGAGCTGCAGGAAGAATGTATTAAACCCTTCTTCGTCCAAGAAACGGATCTCTTTTTTAGCGGGATGAACGTTTACATCTATGGACTCAGGATCCACTTCAAAAAATAAAAAACAATATGGGTGAGCGTTCGGAGGAAGAAGTTCATCATAACATTTTTTCAACAGATGAGAAGAATATTTGATCTCCACAGGTCTTCCGTTCACGAATATGAATTGTCCCGTACGATTTGATTTATAAAAATCAGGATCGCTGATATAACCTGTTGCCTTCCAACCTTTTTTTTCCAGTTGGACCTCCAACAAGTGATCCCTGAAATTTTCTCCGAATAGATCTATGATC from Leptospira dzoumogneensis harbors:
- a CDS encoding DoxX family protein, with the translated sequence MRNKVIYWIATAWLSLGMVSTGIVQIIQMKEEADMFAHLGYPAYLMIIIGVWKLLGVIAVLVPKFPLVKEWAYAGFFFTMSGAVFSHFAAGDGAKEYFGPALLLVLTIVSWYFRPADRKLQG
- a CDS encoding SRPBCC domain-containing protein — protein: MEIKTKIDAEDGKQELLITREFDLPVDLLFKAHIEPEIVEEWMGTKVLKLEGKNHGSWQFVTTDPHGNKHGFNGVIHEFVPDQKITRTFEMENSPFPPQLEFLEFGSLGEEKSKLTMHIVFKSVSLRDQLLKLPFAQGINLAHNRLQEAANKLK
- a CDS encoding ArsR/SmtB family transcription factor, with translation MNLRRDVFQAIADPTRRAILLLVASQAMTAGAIASNFDTARPTVSKHLQILTECELLKQEQNGREIYYQLNPNKMKEIADFIEPFRKMWDDRFNKLESVMKKYRSRK
- a CDS encoding replication-associated recombination protein A, translating into MGSLFERAPLPHKIRPTSFAQVIGQEKAKLQLQKYKEPVSILLYGPPGTGKSTIARILGNTWKLPFVEYNAVTTGVADIKKLLERSEKEGSILLFLDEIHRFSSSQQDSLLRGVETGGIVLIGATTENPSFRITRPLLSRCQVLKLEPLGENDLLEILSRGIGSLDPKPNITKEASSLLVRYSGGDARKLLSNLEGLVLSRDSGVQIEASDIETFLESRVIEYDQSGESHYDVISAFIKSVRGSDPDAALFYLAMMLEGGEDPLFIARRLIILASEDIGNASVHGLPLAVAGLHALETIGMPEGRIVLGQVTTFLASCPKSNASYLGIGSALSFVKERGPSLKIPNRLRNAPTSTHKKEGASQGYKYPHDFGGFVPFSYFPDDLSDNPPQFYKPTKNGMEGKIREHLASIWKKISGKNYE
- a CDS encoding YqaA family protein translates to MKTESQELKNSTENVISSLVRQTLIASVILLLIVLVLARFFNERVTQVAGLFLDYTGVWGVGLSIFVADSVHVFFPPDTFLILAVATKMPDFWVIFFASVGSLLAGGCSYSQGRFLLPKLTVFSKFIRNHEEKLEVYVKRFGFWAVVLAALTPLPYSWTSVAAGAMKMRLDLFFAAALFRIPRFILYYYLIKGGWIGI
- the mutL gene encoding DNA mismatch repair endonuclease MutL, with the protein product MGRIQELSPELINQIAAGEVIESAHSVLKEMMENSVDAGADTIEVESRDGGLTSLLLSDNGSGIEEEDIPLAIQRHATSKIRTLKDLELVSSYGFRGEALASIASVSKLTIETGTGLPTAWKVRAEKGQILSKESIPGFQGTKILVEDLFYNTPVRRKFLKSVRSEDKKIRDKVTVQALAREDIRFRFVQDHKEIYRLPPKNKKERIIDLFGENFRDHLLEVQLEKKGWKATGYISDPDFYKSNRTGQFIFVNGRPVEIKYSSHLLKKCYDELLPPNAHPYCFLFFEVDPESIDVNVHPAKKEIRFLDEEGFNTFFLQLIQKELRSSTPVSFLELKNRLLRPEPKKMESTLYSFSSTSSAGTEQQLLGGALYEEVKHSPSFPVEAVGPGSRLDDLTDIPIKHSEFIPKKHFGLLFETFILAEGEDGFYIIDQHTAHERIRYEEVLRKLKKKNYGIQPLLTPIRIPVSKQEAEDIKDRLGEYQEVGLKLDSLGEDTMVLREVPGYFLPGHEKEIVLDFLNRTGGKEVPEPELYDLMAKCVACRSAVKKGDQLSDHLIAEMLNRLSYCENPSRCPHGRPTLVKLTREDLERMFHRR